Genomic segment of Candidatus Desulfatibia profunda:
CTCCAGGCGGAAATGGTCATTAATGGAATCAAATCAAAACCCGGCATTCATTACCGTATTCCTGCTTGACCCGCAAAATGGTTTATGTGTATGGAAAAAAATGCTTGAGCCGGCGTCCGATCAAATACCTGTCATCAAAGTGCACGGTCTTACCAAACGTTTTGGTAACATCACCGCCGTCGATCATATCGGATTTACCGTCAACAAAGGAGAGATCCTGGGACTGCTCGGTCCCAACGGGGCCGGTAAAACCACAACCATCCAGCTTCTTTTAGGTCTGACCACGCCCACTTCAGGCCGCATCATGATTTTGGGCCTGGACCTTGAGAAACAGCGCCGAAAAATTCTTGCAAAAGTAAACTTTTCATCGGCCGAAATCCATCTGCCCTCCAATTTGACCGTATGGGAAAATCTTAATGTTTTCGGAAAACTCTACGGCGTACGCCAACCGCAAAAATCCGTCAAAAACCTGCTCGATTTTTTTGGAATCAGCAATACCCTGCATACCAGAACCGGTATGCTTTCCACCGGCCAGATTACCCGGCTTAACCTTGCCAAGGCATTGATCAATGATCCCGAGGTTCTTTTTCTGGATGAGCCGACCGCCAGCCTCGATCCGGAAATCGCTTCAAGAGTTCGGCAGATGCTGCTCCAAATCAGGAAAGAGCGGGAAATGACCATTATATACACCTCTCACAACATGAATGAAGTTGAGATGATGTGCGATCGAATTTTGTTCATGTCGCGGGGCAGAATCGTTCTGGAGGGGACTCCGGAGGATATCAAACATCGTACCATGGTGAACTCCCTGGAAGATCTATTTATTACCATTGCTCGCAACGGTATGTTGAAAGATTCCGTCACTCAGGATCAATGAGGAATTTTTTTTAATCGAGCATCATCGCTCGACGGGGTTTTATTTTAAGCTTGACAATTCAGGAGCAAAAAAGATGTGGACCCGCCTAAGTGGACTGCTGCTGCGGCATTTGTACCTTTACCGGCGCAGTGTTTCGCGAATTATGGAGATCGTCTTCTGGCCGGTGATGAGCCTGATGGTGTGGGGATTTCTTTCTGGCTACCTAAAGCAGATGGATCTGCCAATAGCGGTCGATTATCTTCTGGGCGCGATGATTCTCTGGGAACTGCTGTATCGATCGCAACAGTCAGTTACGCTCTCGTTGACGGAAGAATTCTGGGTTAAGAACATCATTAACCTTTTTGTC
This window contains:
- a CDS encoding ABC transporter ATP-binding protein, translated to MLEPASDQIPVIKVHGLTKRFGNITAVDHIGFTVNKGEILGLLGPNGAGKTTTIQLLLGLTTPTSGRIMILGLDLEKQRRKILAKVNFSSAEIHLPSNLTVWENLNVFGKLYGVRQPQKSVKNLLDFFGISNTLHTRTGMLSTGQITRLNLAKALINDPEVLFLDEPTASLDPEIASRVRQMLLQIRKEREMTIIYTSHNMNEVEMMCDRILFMSRGRIVLEGTPEDIKHRTMVNSLEDLFITIARNGMLKDSVTQDQ